The Verrucomicrobiia bacterium genome contains a region encoding:
- a CDS encoding GNAT family N-acetyltransferase produces the protein MEIKIISTPEALEQLRPFWEEVQWHPGADYEFFTMILRSRSEIISPCVLAGFEDGRPVALLAGRLEQTSMPVSLGYATLFRIPIRQVVWIEGGFMGRCAPEIWQQFAQCLHRVFAELAPDRVVFEQIQVGSVPLSFLHRTFSALRSSDLSSGIKHWRMRMPGNWEEFLKARSKKHRYWLKRLDGVLDRDFAGQWTIKKYVSEADVEAFASAAERVASKTYQRGLGVGFQLKDESIQRMRNEARRGQLRGYVLFIRDEPGAFWHCFEYHHTLYLASTGYDPAYRSYEIGTVLLLRAFRDHCGSGVEYVDFGLGDAGYKQRFGTDCYAEVSRCVFRRSPAGVILNLLQKCRVFTVELTKWLLTKLQLTQRLKTMWRRRIERRIDAGAVEPEAKGATAQTQSRPQPQPTEPVLSVPETRNET, from the coding sequence ATGGAAATTAAAATCATCAGCACGCCGGAGGCATTGGAACAACTGCGTCCGTTCTGGGAGGAAGTCCAATGGCACCCGGGAGCGGACTACGAGTTCTTTACGATGATTCTGCGCAGCCGGTCGGAGATCATCTCTCCCTGTGTGCTGGCCGGATTCGAAGATGGACGTCCCGTTGCGTTGCTGGCCGGCCGGCTGGAACAGACCAGCATGCCAGTTTCCTTGGGGTATGCCACCTTGTTTCGCATCCCCATCCGACAGGTTGTATGGATCGAGGGCGGATTCATGGGCCGATGTGCCCCTGAGATTTGGCAACAATTCGCACAATGCCTTCACCGCGTGTTTGCCGAACTGGCCCCTGACCGGGTCGTATTCGAACAAATCCAAGTCGGCTCCGTGCCGTTGTCCTTCCTGCACCGGACCTTCAGCGCCCTGCGTTCGAGTGATTTGTCCAGTGGGATCAAGCATTGGCGGATGCGCATGCCAGGGAACTGGGAGGAGTTTTTGAAGGCCCGCAGTAAAAAGCACCGTTACTGGCTGAAGCGGCTGGATGGGGTGCTCGATCGCGATTTTGCCGGGCAGTGGACCATAAAGAAGTATGTGAGCGAGGCCGATGTGGAGGCCTTTGCCAGTGCGGCTGAACGCGTCGCCAGCAAGACCTATCAACGGGGTCTTGGGGTCGGCTTCCAGCTCAAAGACGAAAGCATTCAGCGCATGCGGAATGAGGCCCGGCGTGGCCAGTTGCGGGGCTACGTGCTGTTCATCCGGGATGAACCGGGGGCGTTCTGGCACTGCTTCGAGTATCACCACACGCTCTATCTCGCCTCAACGGGCTATGATCCGGCCTATCGCAGCTATGAAATCGGGACGGTTCTGTTGTTGCGGGCCTTTCGTGATCACTGCGGCAGCGGGGTCGAATATGTGGATTTTGGGCTGGGTGACGCCGGTTACAAGCAGCGCTTCGGCACGGACTGTTACGCGGAAGTTTCCCGGTGCGTGTTCCGCCGGTCGCCCGCGGGCGTGATTTTGAATCTCCTGCAAAAATGCCGCGTTTTTACCGTTGAACTGACCAAGTGGCTGCTGACAAAATTGCAGCTCACCCAGCGATTGAAAACGATGTGGCGGCGCAGGATTGAGC